AACGGGTAGTCGGCGAATCGTTCGCCGAAGGTCTTGCCGTGCTGCTCGGCCAGCACGGTCGTGGGCACGAGCACCGCGACCTGCTTGCCGTACTCGGCGGCCTTGAACGCTGCGCGGATAGCGAGCTCGGTCTTGCCGTAGCCGACATCGCCGCAGAGCAGGCGGTCCATCGGGCGCTCGGCGGTCATGTCCTTCTTGATCTGCGCGAGCGAGATGAGCTGGTCTTCGGTCTCGTCGTAGGGGAACTCGGCCTCGAACTCGTTCTGCCAGGGGGTGTCGCCGGGGTAGCGGATGCCGGGCATGCTCTCGCGCGCCGCCTGGACGCGCAGCATCTCGGCGGCGAGGTCGCGGACCGCCTCGCCCGCTTTGTCTTTCTGCTGCTTCCATCGCGTGCCGCCGATGACCGAGAGCGGCGGCGCGCCGCCGTGGCCTCCCACATACTTTTGAACGAGCTCGATCTGCGTGGCCGGGACGTGGATCTTCACGCCGCCCGAGAACTGGAGCGTGAGGTATTCCTCGGGCGCGGGCTGATCGGCCTTCTTCGCGCCGGGCGGGGCCTTGGGTTTGATCTGCTTGAGCCCGAGGAACTTCGCGATGCCGTGGTCGGCGTGGACGACGAAATCGCCGGGGCGCAGGTCGATGAAGGCGTCCATCGCGCGCCCGCCTGCGCCGCCCTGCGAGCTGACCCGCCGGACCCGTCGTCGAGCGTGGAAGCGGTGGAACAGCTCGGCGTGCGGGATAAACCCGAAGGCAGGCGCGTCCTCGGCGTCTCCCCACAGAAACCCGCGATGGAGAAACCCGACGTGTTCGAGCAGAGACGCGTCGGGCGCAAACTCGGCCCGGAGCTCGTCGAGGCGCTGGCGCTCCGCGTCCTTCTGGCAGAAGACCGTGACTCGTCGCTCTCGAGACATCGCGCCGAGCTCCGCGACCGCCTCGCCTGCGTCCTGCGCGAACATCGGCAACGAGCGCGCCGGCAGCTCGATTCGCACCGCCGCCTCGTTCGAGCCGGCGGAGAACTGGTTGATCTCCGCGAGCGCCTCGGTGCGGTCTTTCAGCAGTTTGAGCACGGCGGGCGGGCCGAACACGCCGCGGGAGTCGGTGGTGCGCTCGTAGTAGCCGCGCGCCTGCTCGACGACCTCGAGCGTCTCGTGGATGACGCCGATGCACCCTTCGGGCAGCAGCGCGAGCAGGTTGTCGGTCCCCTCGTCGGAGAGGATCTGCTCCGTGCTCGCGCCGACCAGGTCGACGCGGTCGAGTTTCCTGTCGACGGCGAGCGTTTCGAGAACGACCTCGTGGATGGTGTCGATCTCGTCGCCGAAGAAGTCGAGGCGGACGGGCGTCGCGCCGGGCTCTTCGAGCGCGCCGATCGCGACGGTGGACGCCGGGGGGAAGATGTCGAGGATGCCCCCTCGGATCGCGAACTGGCCGGGCTCCTCGATCGCGTCGGTGCGCTCATAGCCGGACTGGTCGAGCCACAGCAGGATCTGCGCGAGCGAGGTCTGCTCTCCCTTTCGCAGAGAGAGCGAGAGTTTCGGGAGGCGCGCCGGCGTTGGAACGGCCTGCATGAGCGCAGCGATTGGCGCAACGAGCGCGTGCCCGGCGCGCAGGCGCCCCTCGGCGAGCATGCGCACGACCCCCAGACGCTCGGCGAAGAGTTCGACGCTGACATGGCTCTCGCCCGGGGCGAGCTCGAGCGCCGGGAAGCGGGTCGCTCGCGCCGAACCGTCCGCGAGGGGCAAGAGGTCGTTGAGCTCGTCGGTGGCGTCGTCCGCGTCGTCGGGGTGGGCCACGAGGTAGAGCAGCGGCCTCTCTGTCAGGTGCGCCAGCAGCCCGGCGAGCAGGTTCGTGGACGAGCCGCTCGCGCCGACACCAACCGCCTGCTTGCCGCGGCGCAGCGCGTCGGCCAGCGCGAGGACCGCGTGGTCGTGCGCGAGCGGCGCGAGCGGGTGCGCCGCGTCGAGCGTGGGCATCGCCTGGATGTCGGTCTTCGGTGTGCGCATGCGCGTGCGCCGCGACAGGCGGGGAGGCCGGTCTCGGTCGTCGGGGTCCTGGGGGTGCGCCGGATGGTACGCGCCGCGGCTCAGGGACCGAGCGCGACGAGATCGCGCAGACCCATGATCGTTCGTTCCCCCACCCCCCGGACGCGCCTCAGGTCGTCGACGCCCGCGAAAGGGCCGCCTTCTTCGCGCTCGGCGATGATCCGGTGCGCCAGGGCCGGGCCGACCCCGGGCAGCAGTTGCAGCTCGTGGACGGTCGCCGCGTTCACGTCGATCAGGATCGTCGCCTTCGTCTGGTCCGTGCGTGCCGGAGACGCGCGGAGCGCGAGTGCGAGGGCAAGAGCACCGAGCATCGTCGCGCCGAACACGCGCGGGCCACGCGTGGGGTCGGGCTTGCTCACGGGCCGGGCCTTGCGCGAGTGTGCGCGTCCGGCGCGGCGACAAGCCCGAGGTTGGCGCGTCGGAGTCGAACGAGCCGGTCGAACGCGGGCTTGGGCAGGGCGTCGGCGTTGAGCACCCCGCCGCTGACCATCTCGGCTCCCGGCGCCCCCGGGGGGGCGTCGGCGAGCTGGTGCCAACCTGCGGCGATGACGCAGGGCTTGCCGAGCACGACGGTCATGGTCTGGTCGAGCCAGTCCGCCTGCGTCTGCTCGCTCCACCCGCCTCGCCACGCGCCGGGCTCCATGACGCACGCGAACTGCTCGCGTGCGGCCTGCTGCGTGCTGGGGGCTCCGAGCGTGACGGCGATGGGCTTCCCGAGCGAGCCGTAGCGATCGATCAGGTCGGAGACCTGCGTGATGTCTCGCGCACCGTGCCCCGACGACGGGTCGCCCATCTGGATGCGCAGGTCGAGCGCGTCGACCTGCAGCCCCTGCTGGACCGCCATCTCGGCGAAGAGCAGCGGCGGGACGGCGAGCGGGTTGCGCGTCGCGGACTCGCCGAAGGGCTGGTCGATCTCGAGGTGGATGCGCGCGTGTGGGTTGAACTTGCGCACGGCCATGATCGAGAGACGCACGAGATCGAGCATCTGCTCGACCGTGAGGATGAACGAGTCGTTGAGGTTCACGCCGCTGACTGGAGTCCACCGGGACACGACGCGAGAGAAGCGGCTGCAGACGCGCTGCAGGTGCTCGTAGGCGATCTCTCGCAGCGACTCGTAATCGTTGCGCCAGACGCCGGTCCATTGCGGCGCGCGCCCGGGGCGGAAGTCGACGATCGGACCCGCGACGACCGGGAGGCGCGCGTCGCGCGCCGCCCATGTCGCCCACGCTTCGGCGTGCGCGAGGTTCAGCGCTCCCTCGGTCGCGTTGACTGCGCCCCAGGCCAGCGGGAGGCACACAGCATCGGCGCTGGCGCGGATCGCTTCGCAGTACTTCGGCTCGGGTGGCGCGAAGGGCGCCTGCACGCTGACCGCGGGTCGGCGCAGGCGTGCGGCGGCGGGCGACAAGCCCTTGATCTGATGCTCGCGTAGGCGCATCCCGACCTTGCCGACCCACAGCGAGAGCTTCTCGGTCGCGTCGATCGCCTGGGCGAGCGCCTCGCGCGCGAGGGCGTCCTGCGCAACAAGGGCGTCCTCTCCGGCGCGGGTGTCGACGGCGAGGGCGCGCATGAAGGTCGCCTCGGCGCGCTCGAAGGCGGTCATCGGCTCTTCGGGGGGGCTGGCGCCCTCGAGCCAGTCCTCAAGCTTCACGAGGAACAGCATCACGCGATGGCGCGCCAGTTCCAGCGACAGGAGGTAGGGCCTCTCGCGCCGAGGCAGAAGGCAGGTCTGGAGCAGCAGCACGCCGACCTCGCCCACGTCCACCTGGAGGCAGAGGGCGACCGCCTGGTTCGGATCCGCCTCGCAGACGATGTCGTCGCCCTCGAACCGGACCTTGCCGGCGAGGGCGATGTTGTCCTGCCCCAGGATGTGAGCACGCCGGGGGATATCCCCCGTCAGGGCGCGTGAACCGGATGGCACACGAAATCGCAGCACGCGGCCTTTCCCGACGAGCGGCTCCGGCAGGGGACACCCCGACCCGAGGGCGCGGCGGCCGGCGCGACGAGCGACAGCCGCCTCTCCCGGGCAGGGTCGCAGGTCCGCGAGCGGGACGCAAGCCCCTCCCGGGAGGATTCTCAGACTGTGGAGCAGGCGCCCCAGCACGCTCACGGTTCGGGATCTCGCGTACCGGCTTTCGCTGGCCGTCAACGCTCCGACTCGCCCGGGTGCATCGGCTACCATCCCCGGACCGAAGGATTTCTGTCAGGACGACACGAAAGGACGACCGAGCATGGGTCTGGAAGCCGCCATCCCTACCGACGCTTTCGCGACGACGCAGCTGCGAAAGGTCGTCAACTGGGCCCGCCGCAGCAGCGTGTGGCCGATCCCCTTCGCCACAGCGTGCTGCGGCATCGAACTCATGGCCACCGCCTCGTCTCGCTACGACATCGCCCGCTTCGGCATGGAGCGCATGTCGTTCTCCCCACGCCAGAGCGACCTGCTCATCGTCGCCGGGCGCATCGGGATCAAGATGCTCCCCGTCCTGCAGCGCATCTACCAGCAGATCACCGAGCCCAAGTGGGTCATCTCGATGGGCGCCTGCGCCAGCACGGGCGGCGTCTTCGACACCTACGCGACGGTGCAGGGCATCGACCAGTTCATCCCGGTGGATGTCTACATCCCGGGGTGCCCCCCCCGCCCCGAGATGCTCCTCGAGGGCTGCATGGCGATCCATCGCATCATCGACGAGGACGGCATGCCCCCCATCGGCCCCGACGGGCGGCGCATCCCCCTCAAGATCGCGCTCCAGCCCTCTCACCGGCCCGCGGCCCAACCCCTGCCGCTGACGATCGGCGCGTCCTGAAAAACCTTCGCTGAACCCGAACCCCTGCGATCAAGGGGCGTCGAACCCCACGGGCACACCCGCTCAGGAGGTATCACATGCGCCTGACCACCCTGTCGTTTGTTGCGCTCTCGCTCGTGATCGCCGGGGCGTCGGCGTCGCAGATCTCGCGCGCACCGGGCGCTCTAGGCGCACCGACCGATGCGTCGGCGCAGCGATACGAGCAGGCGCGCAACAACCTCATCGCCAAGTCGCTCAAGGCGATGGAGACGGGTGACCCGCTCGAGACCGCGATCCTGCTTCAGGGCGCGATCGAGCGCGTCGGGAAACACCCTGATCTCGTCGACGCGTTGGAGACAGTGAAACCCCACGCAGCAGAGGCCGCCGAGGCGCGCGTCGACCGGATGCTGCGCGAGGGCAAGACTCGCGAAGCGGTGTCGCTGCTGGCGCGTGTGAGCGCGGCGACGCACTCGCCCCGGCTGGACGCCCTCCTCGATCGTGCGACCCTCGACCTGCGCCTGCTCGAAGCCGCCGAGTTCGAGGCGTCGGGCGATCGCCTCCTGGCGATGCAGGCCGCGGCCAGCGCGGTGCTTCTCGCGCCCGATGACCCGCGCGTCCGAGTCGCCGCGGAGCGACACGGACTTCGCACCGCTCCGGCTCAGGCGAGCGCCCCGCTCTCTCCCCCGGCCCCCGCCCCGACGGCGCAGACGCCCGTCGTCTCGCCGGCGCCGCAACGAGACGCAGGCGTGGACGCGCGCCTCGAATGGCTCGAGCAGCAAGTCCGGCGCATGGGGGAGTCCCCACGCACGGCGCCGACGGACCAGATGGGCGTTCGCCTCGACCAGCGGCTGGATCAGCTCGACACGGCGCTCCGGCGCCAGATGGGCGATCTGGATCGTGTGACGCGCCTGGTCGAGGAAATGAACTCGCGCCAGCGCCTCGACGGGCGCGCCGAGTTCGCCACCACCGAGTTGGACCGGCGCGTCCGAGAGCTTGAGCGGGTCAATTCCGCGCTTCAGCGTGAGGTATCCTCGCTCAGCAACGAGGTCCGCTCGCTCCAGCGCAGCGTCGGTCGGCCCTGAACGAATCCCCAATCACTTCACCCCAAGGAGGAACGCCCGTGGACCATTCTTCGCCCGAGCACGAGCCCGTTACGTCCCCGATCTCGCGCCGTCAGGCCATCGCGGGCGTCGGCGCCGCGGTCGGGGCCGTCGCGCTCTCCCCCCTCGCGTTCGCGCAGCAGGCCCAGGCGCTTGGCGGGTCGAAGATCGACTTCTCCTCGCTCGGATACGACGCCGCCAAGGGCGAGTACGTGCTGCCCCCCCTGCCCTACGCGTACGACGCGCTCGAGCCCCACATCGACGCGGCGACGATGGAGATCCACCACACCAAGCACCACGCGGGCTACGTCGCCGGGCTGAACAAGGCGCTCGCGGAGTTGAAGAAAGTCCGGGAGAGCGGCGACGCGTCGCTGGTCAAGCACTGGTCGCGCGAACTGGCCTTCCACGGGGGCGGTCACGTGAACCACATGCTCTTCTGGGTGACCCTGACCCCGCCCGATTCTGCCGGGGCCAAGGCGGGGCCGATCGGCCCGCTGGCGGCGGCGCTGCGCGAGAGCTTCGGGTCGGTCGACGCGTTCAAGGCCCACTTCACCGCGGCCGCCAACGCCGTCGAGGGGGGCGGGTGGGCGTGGCTGATGTACGAGCCCGTCTCGCGCCGGCTCATCATCACCCAGATGGAAAAGCAGCAGGAGATCTACATGACCGGGTCGGTCCCCCTGCTGGGGGTCGATGTCTGGGAGCACGCGTACTACCTGCGTTACCAGAACCGGCGGGCGGACTACGTGAAGGCGTTCTGGAACGTGGTGAACTGGCCCATGGTCGGCGCGATGCTGATCGCGGCCCGGGGCAGCTGACGCCCGGGCACAGGCCCCCACACCCGCGATCTCGCCGCTACCATCCGGGCCACAGCCCCCGACGGAGAATGCCCCGAATGGTGAAGGTCGCTTTCAGCACGGTTGCCTGCCCCGATTGGACGCTCGATCGCGTCGCCGCCGCGGCGTCGCGCTGGGGCTTCCAGGGGGTTGAGCTGCGCACCTTCGGGTGGGCCGGGACGCGTCTGGCCTGCGAGCCGGCGCTGACCTCGGGGGCCAAGGTCCGGCGGATGTTCGGCGAGGCCGGTGTCGAGATCGCCGGCGTGGGAACGGGCGTGCGCTTCGACGAGCCGGTCTTCCCGCCCGTGATCGGCTACGCGATCAGCGACACGAACAAGAGCGTCATCGCGGCCAAGCGCACCATCGAGATCGCCCACGAGATCGGCGCGCCGTTCGTGCGCGTGTTCGGGTTCGAGCCGCGCCGGCGCGAGAAGTTCGCGCGCTTCCAGCAGCGCGTCGCCGGTCGCATCGCGCTGGCCGCCGACGCCGCCCGCAACATGGATGTCACGGTCGTGGTTGAGAACGCCGGGATCTTCGCCGGGGCGCAGGCGCTGAAGGACCTGCTCGACGAGGTGGAAGCGAGCCACTCGTCGATCCGCGTGCGCGCGTGCTACAACCTGGCCAACGCCGTCAGAGCGGGCGACGACCTCGCGAAGGGAGTCGACATCCTCGGGGCCAAGCTCGTCACGGCGCGCGTCAAGGACCTCGACGGTGCGGGCATGCCCGTCCCGCTGGGCGCCGGCGTGCTGCCGGTGGGCGAGTTCGTGCGCGCCGTCGCGCACTCTGGCTCGGCCCGCTGGCTCGTGTTCGAATGGGACAAGCTGTGGCTGCCGGAACTCCGCGACGCAGATGAGGTGATGCCGGGCGCGGCGTCGTCGCTCGTGCGCATGGTCGCCGAGGCGCGAGGCCCGATTTTCCGCACCGGATCATCCACGAGCGCCGCGTGAGCACGGGCGTGACCGACCACCCACTCGACAACGCGGTCGTCTCGACCGATCTGCCCTTCCCCAACCGTCGTCAGGGCAAGGTGCGCGATGTTTACGACCTTCCTCGCGACGCGTCGCGCCCCAACTCCCCCCCGGCGCTGCTGATCGTCGCGACGGATCGACTGAGCGCGTTCGATGTCGTGCTGCCGACGCCCATCCCGGGCAAGGGACGGATCCTGACGGACATCTCGGCACGCTGGTTCGCGTTCATCGAGGAGCGCGGGCTGGCGAGAACCCACCTTCTGTCGACGAACGTCGACGACATCCCGGGGCTGACGGGCGCCCAGCGCAGCCAGCTTCGCGGGCGCGTGACGCTCGGGCGTCGCTGCCGCGTCGTTCCCATCGAGTGCGTGGCGCGAGGGTACCTCGCCGGTTCCGGCGTCAAGGACTACCAGCGCGACGGCGCGGTCTGCGGCGTCAAGCTCCCTGCGGGCATGCGCTCCGGCGATTCGATCATCGAGAAGCTCGGCGCTCCGATCTTCACACCCGCGACGAAGGAAGAGCAAGGCAAGCACGACGAGAACATCTCGTTCGAGCGCGCCTGCGAGCTCGTCGGGCGATCGCTGATGGAGCGCTTGCGCGACATGACGCTCGCGATCTACCTCGCGGCGCACGACTACGCGAAGCAGCGAGGCGTGATCCTCGCTGACACGAAGTTCGAGTTCGGCGTCCCGCTCGATGAGCGCGGCCAGCCCGAGGGCGACACGCTCCTGCTCGTCGACGAGGCGCTGACGCCCGACTCCTCACGGTACTGGCCCGCCGAGGCGTGGAACCCCGGGGGCGAGCAGCCCAGCTACGACAAGCAGTTCGTGCGGGAACACCTCGAGGCGCTCGTCGCGAAGGGCGAGTGGAACAAGCAGGCGCCCGGGCCCGTTCTGCCCGAGCGGGTCGTGCGAGGCACGCTCGAGAAGTACGAGGAAGCCCGGCGCCGGCTTTTCGGTTCCTGATCGAGGCGATCAGGCGTCGGAGTCGTTGAGCTTCTCGACCTCGCGGAGCGTGCGCTCGAGCTGCTTCTTGAGCAGTCGCACGCGAAGCAGACTCTTCACTCGCGTGATGAGCTCGATCCGGTGAACCGGCTTGGTCAGAAAGTCGTCGGCGCCGCTCTCGACGGCGCGCTCGACATCGGCGACCTCGTTGAGGGCGGTCACCATCACTACCGGGATGTCGCGAAGGACCGGGTCGCTTTTGAGGCGCGAGCACACCTGGAACCCGCTCATGCGGGGCATCATGACATCGAGAAGGATCAGGTCGGGCTGGCTCTGCTCGACGGATCGCAGGGCTTCGAGCCCGTCACGCGCCGTCTTGACGCCGCAGCCGACGCCGTCTTCGACGTAGGCCTGGAGGAGCTCGAGGTTCTGCTCGTTGTCGTCGACGACGAGCACCGTCGCGGCGCGGATCTCCGCGGCGTCGGGTTCGAGCGAGACAGACTGCTGAACGTCCTGGGTCATGGTCGGCTCCGGGGGCTTTCCCGTGGTGAGGACATGCTACGAAGGGCGTGGGAGCGGGTCGAGGGGCAAATCCGACCATCCCCCTGACGGCGAGGGCGGCGCCCCTACCATCGCGCGATGACGCCGCGCGGTCACCAGCACGATGGACACGCCGGGCCCGGCGATCCGCTCGACGCCGCCAGAGACATCATCGCGCGCGCGCGATCCCTGGGGTTCGCTCTGGCCGGGGTGTGCGAGGCGCGCCCAAGCGATCACGCCGAGCACGTGCGCGCCTGGCTCGCGGCGGGCAAGCACTCCACGATGGACTGGCTCGCGACGCAGGCCGAGCAGCGCCTCGACCCGGCCTCGATGCTGCCGGGCGTGCGCTCGATCCTCGCCGTCGGGGACCTCTACGCGTCGCGCGACGGGGCGTCGTCGGCGCGCGAGAGTCTCCCGCCGGGGCACGGGCGCATCGCCCGCTATGCGCGCGGCGGGGACTACCACAAGGTCATCAAGAAGCGGCTCCACTCGCTCTGCGATCAGCTGCGTGAGGAACACCCCCCCCACGAGTTCCGCGCGTGCGTCGACATCGAACCCACCCTCGAACGAGAGCACGCTGCTCGCGCAGGCGTGGGATGGATCGGGCGTCACACGCTGCTCATCCACCCGACGCACGGCTCGTACTTTCTCCTCGGACTGATTCTCACGACGCTCCCGCTCGCGACGCCTCCCGAGCAGGATCGCTTCGACGACCACTGCGGCGCCTGCACGCGCTGCATCGACGCGTGCCCGACCGGCGCGATCGCTCCGAGCGAGGAGCCGCGCAGCGTCGACGCGAGCCGGTGTGTGTCGTACCTGACCCTCGAGCGGCGGACGCTGGTTCCCCTTGATTTGCACAGCGGCGTCGGCGACATGATCGCCGGCTGTGATGTATGCCAGGAGGTCTGCCCCCATAATTCGGCTCGAACGCGTCCCGGGCCGAGCCCCCACGGGGCGTACGCGGCGCGCTTCGCGTCGCTCCCGCTGCTCGAGGTGCTCGGGTGGTCAACGCAGGACCGTTCGACGCGCCTCAGCGGGATGGCGCTGAAGCGCGCCACGATGACGATGTGGAAGCGCAACGCGCTTGTCGCCGCCGGCAACGCGCTGCTTCACGGCTCGGTTCCGGCGGACGAAGCTGCGGCGCTGCGCGCACGGATAGCCCGGCTCGCGTCGGGCGAATCCGAGGACCCGGTGATTCAGCAGACCGCGTCGGACGTGCTGGCGAGGATCACTGGCCGCGAGGGGCGGGCGCCTTCATCGTGACGGGGATGGTGATCTCCTGGCCTTCGCGCACGACGACCAGCTGGACGACCTCGCCGGGCTCGTGCTTGGCGAGCATGGTCATCATCTGCTCGACGTCGGCGAGTTCTTCGCCGCCCCACTTGATGATGCGATCGCCCTTCTGGATGCCGGCGTCGCCGGCGCTGGTGCCGGGGGTGACATCGCCCACCATGACGCCCGGGAGGGTGTCGCTGTAGTTGCCCGGGGCGATGCCCAGGCGCACGCGCGCCCGCGGCATGGCCCCCATGCGGCGCGTGGTGGTCTCGCGGAACTCGAGCTTCTGCGGCATCGTGGCGAGCGTGAGCGCGACATCGGCGGCGAGGTTCGCGGTCGCCACGGCGCCCTCGTGGTTGATGGTCCACGCCTCGTCGCTGGGCGCGTGGTACTCGCCGTGGAGGCCGGTGTGGAAGAAGAGCACCGGGATGCCCTTGGCGTTGAAGCTCGCGTGGTCGCTGGGCCCGCTGCCGCCGCCCTGGGGCGTGATGGGCAGGCCCGACGCGTCGAAGATGGGCTTGAGGATGTCCATGAACCCGCCGGCGGTTTCGACGCCGCCGATCTGGAGCTTCTGCTCGTCGCGCAGGCGCCCGATCATGTCGAGGTTGATCATCGCCTGGGCCTGCGACACCGAGAAAGGCATGTTCTCGACGAAGTAGCGCGAGCCGTTCAGGCCCGACTCCTCGGCGCCGAAGCCCATGAACACGATCGAGCGCGCGTCGGCGTCGGCCGCCAGCCCGTCGTAGGCCTGCTTGAGGCGCTCAGCGGCGAGCAGCACGCCGGCGGTGCCCGACGCGTTGTCGTCGGCGCCGGGGTGGATCTGCCCGACTGCGCCGACGCGCGAGCCGAAGTAGCCGTAGCCGACGTGGTCGTAGTGCCCGCCCACGATCACGTACTCCTCGGCCAGCGCGCCCCTGCCGCGAAGAACCG
This Phycisphaeraceae bacterium DNA region includes the following protein-coding sequences:
- the mfd gene encoding transcription-repair coupling factor, with the translated sequence MRTPKTDIQAMPTLDAAHPLAPLAHDHAVLALADALRRGKQAVGVGASGSSTNLLAGLLAHLTERPLLYLVAHPDDADDATDELNDLLPLADGSARATRFPALELAPGESHVSVELFAERLGVVRMLAEGRLRAGHALVAPIAALMQAVPTPARLPKLSLSLRKGEQTSLAQILLWLDQSGYERTDAIEEPGQFAIRGGILDIFPPASTVAIGALEEPGATPVRLDFFGDEIDTIHEVVLETLAVDRKLDRVDLVGASTEQILSDEGTDNLLALLPEGCIGVIHETLEVVEQARGYYERTTDSRGVFGPPAVLKLLKDRTEALAEINQFSAGSNEAAVRIELPARSLPMFAQDAGEAVAELGAMSRERRVTVFCQKDAERQRLDELRAEFAPDASLLEHVGFLHRGFLWGDAEDAPAFGFIPHAELFHRFHARRRVRRVSSQGGAGGRAMDAFIDLRPGDFVVHADHGIAKFLGLKQIKPKAPPGAKKADQPAPEEYLTLQFSGGVKIHVPATQIELVQKYVGGHGGAPPLSVIGGTRWKQQKDKAGEAVRDLAAEMLRVQAARESMPGIRYPGDTPWQNEFEAEFPYDETEDQLISLAQIKKDMTAERPMDRLLCGDVGYGKTELAIRAAFKAAEYGKQVAVLVPTTVLAEQHGKTFGERFADYPFRVEVLSRMRSPKEQNAALAALRKGEVDIIIGTHRLLSKDVRFADLGLVVIDEEQRFGVEHKQRLLSLRMTVDVLTLSATPIPRTLHMALLGIRDISSLTTPPVDRRAVVTEVIPYNERRIKQAISRELNRDGQVFFVHNRVHNIQRVADDIQKLAPDARIVIGHGQMAPHELEEVMIAFTTRKADILVSTTIIESGIDIPTANTMIINDADRFGLAELHQLRGRVGRSKHRGYCYLLLPEERPVTDKSTKRLRAIEEYSMLGAGFKIAMRDLEIRGAGNLLGAEQSGHIAAVGYDMYCRLLEHAVKELRSEPTRDPGEVTVELGVTGALPKTYIASDTRRMDAYRRIARARTIDELARVESDLRDAYGEPPAITQRLIELAQIRIGAFEHGALSVALVEKDVVFRTTDPDPIVRSMEGAKGTVRVVRPIAPAKGGVAKVDPGRAVPGAGAPRTPTREVVEVFYRPPENFLQGTTLLTVLRRRLNPSHDPRPAR
- a CDS encoding ComEA family DNA-binding protein, with the translated sequence MSKPDPTRGPRVFGATMLGALALALALRASPARTDQTKATILIDVNAATVHELQLLPGVGPALAHRIIAEREEGGPFAGVDDLRRVRGVGERTIMGLRDLVALGP
- the nuoB gene encoding NADH-quinone oxidoreductase subunit NuoB → MGLEAAIPTDAFATTQLRKVVNWARRSSVWPIPFATACCGIELMATASSRYDIARFGMERMSFSPRQSDLLIVAGRIGIKMLPVLQRIYQQITEPKWVISMGACASTGGVFDTYATVQGIDQFIPVDVYIPGCPPRPEMLLEGCMAIHRIIDEDGMPPIGPDGRRIPLKIALQPSHRPAAQPLPLTIGAS
- a CDS encoding superoxide dismutase, translating into MDHSSPEHEPVTSPISRRQAIAGVGAAVGAVALSPLAFAQQAQALGGSKIDFSSLGYDAAKGEYVLPPLPYAYDALEPHIDAATMEIHHTKHHAGYVAGLNKALAELKKVRESGDASLVKHWSRELAFHGGGHVNHMLFWVTLTPPDSAGAKAGPIGPLAAALRESFGSVDAFKAHFTAAANAVEGGGWAWLMYEPVSRRLIITQMEKQQEIYMTGSVPLLGVDVWEHAYYLRYQNRRADYVKAFWNVVNWPMVGAMLIAARGS
- a CDS encoding sugar phosphate isomerase/epimerase, which gives rise to MVKVAFSTVACPDWTLDRVAAAASRWGFQGVELRTFGWAGTRLACEPALTSGAKVRRMFGEAGVEIAGVGTGVRFDEPVFPPVIGYAISDTNKSVIAAKRTIEIAHEIGAPFVRVFGFEPRRREKFARFQQRVAGRIALAADAARNMDVTVVVENAGIFAGAQALKDLLDEVEASHSSIRVRACYNLANAVRAGDDLAKGVDILGAKLVTARVKDLDGAGMPVPLGAGVLPVGEFVRAVAHSGSARWLVFEWDKLWLPELRDADEVMPGAASSLVRMVAEARGPIFRTGSSTSAA
- a CDS encoding phosphoribosylaminoimidazolesuccinocarboxamide synthase is translated as MTDHPLDNAVVSTDLPFPNRRQGKVRDVYDLPRDASRPNSPPALLIVATDRLSAFDVVLPTPIPGKGRILTDISARWFAFIEERGLARTHLLSTNVDDIPGLTGAQRSQLRGRVTLGRRCRVVPIECVARGYLAGSGVKDYQRDGAVCGVKLPAGMRSGDSIIEKLGAPIFTPATKEEQGKHDENISFERACELVGRSLMERLRDMTLAIYLAAHDYAKQRGVILADTKFEFGVPLDERGQPEGDTLLLVDEALTPDSSRYWPAEAWNPGGEQPSYDKQFVREHLEALVAKGEWNKQAPGPVLPERVVRGTLEKYEEARRRLFGS
- a CDS encoding response regulator, which produces MTQDVQQSVSLEPDAAEIRAATVLVVDDNEQNLELLQAYVEDGVGCGVKTARDGLEALRSVEQSQPDLILLDVMMPRMSGFQVCSRLKSDPVLRDIPVVMVTALNEVADVERAVESGADDFLTKPVHRIELITRVKSLLRVRLLKKQLERTLREVEKLNDSDA
- the queG gene encoding tRNA epoxyqueuosine(34) reductase QueG, translating into MTPRGHQHDGHAGPGDPLDAARDIIARARSLGFALAGVCEARPSDHAEHVRAWLAAGKHSTMDWLATQAEQRLDPASMLPGVRSILAVGDLYASRDGASSARESLPPGHGRIARYARGGDYHKVIKKRLHSLCDQLREEHPPHEFRACVDIEPTLEREHAARAGVGWIGRHTLLIHPTHGSYFLLGLILTTLPLATPPEQDRFDDHCGACTRCIDACPTGAIAPSEEPRSVDASRCVSYLTLERRTLVPLDLHSGVGDMIAGCDVCQEVCPHNSARTRPGPSPHGAYAARFASLPLLEVLGWSTQDRSTRLSGMALKRATMTMWKRNALVAAGNALLHGSVPADEAAALRARIARLASGESEDPVIQQTASDVLARITGREGRAPSS